The following coding sequences lie in one Nocardioides sambongensis genomic window:
- a CDS encoding GNAT family N-acetyltransferase: MSPVILRPRLPADLPALARVLREQQPATRYPFRDPLPVSVETFLHAEDALAAWTAEVDGRPVGHVCRTGPPSGFTDATTLNEACARAHGCEVAELGWVNTLFVGSDMRGRGIGRLLLDTVVADIQATGLRPCLEVLPVHPAALALYRGSGWSEVLSLRPDWLRHVSGDDGPDVVVMALIDSR; the protein is encoded by the coding sequence GTGTCACCTGTGATCCTCCGACCTCGGCTTCCTGCTGACCTTCCAGCGCTGGCCCGGGTGCTGCGGGAACAGCAGCCGGCGACCCGGTATCCCTTCCGGGACCCGCTGCCCGTCTCCGTCGAGACGTTCCTGCATGCCGAGGATGCGTTGGCAGCGTGGACCGCCGAGGTCGACGGAAGGCCGGTCGGCCACGTTTGCAGGACGGGACCGCCCTCCGGTTTCACCGATGCGACGACGCTGAACGAGGCCTGCGCGCGTGCTCATGGTTGCGAGGTCGCAGAGCTCGGCTGGGTCAACACGCTGTTCGTCGGCAGTGACATGCGTGGGCGTGGGATCGGGCGCCTGCTGCTCGACACTGTGGTCGCTGACATCCAGGCCACCGGATTGCGCCCTTGCCTCGAGGTGCTGCCTGTCCATCCGGCCGCGCTGGCGCTCTACCGCGGGTCCGGCTGGTCGGAGGTGCTCAGCCTGCGGCCGGACTGGCTGCGACACGTGTCTGGCGACGACGGACCTGACGTCGTCGTGATGGCTTTGATTGATAGCCGATAA
- a CDS encoding IS1380 family transposase, whose product MRLSHTLGRTSVAFDDPNLVSSTGLVPVLALADLAGLRELADEHLTVPTDKGANAGLKVASLVGGMVAGADSIEDMALLRHGGMGRVFARAYAPSTLGSFLRSFTFGHVRQLDAIASRFLIALAGLTRLLGPPATVEFDQSGYALLDVDDTIIEVHGHAKQGAGFGYSGVRGINALLATLTTVGSAPVVVAQRLRKGSTGSPRGAKRLVGDAVRTARRLLKRVGKTQPILVRMDSAFYGRGPVHAALAGGAQVSVTVRMDKAVKKAITAIDDDAWRTIEYTDAVFDEATGRWVSRAEVAEIPFTAFAAQKKTDQVPGRLVVRRIPDFNAEKNKAAGQDTLFDVWRFHAFFTTADPQVLDTVAVDKTHRGHAVIEQVHADLKNSALAHLPSGVFNANAAWLVFAVIAFNLTRAAGTLAAPDLAKATTATLRHKLITVPARVATSARRITLHLPTAWPWETAWTALFDRVSDPPSLLAA is encoded by the coding sequence GTGCGACTCTCTCACACTCTTGGTCGGACGTCGGTGGCGTTCGATGATCCGAATCTCGTGTCGTCGACCGGCCTTGTGCCGGTGTTGGCGTTGGCCGATCTGGCAGGGCTGCGGGAGCTAGCTGATGAGCACCTCACGGTCCCGACCGACAAGGGCGCGAACGCCGGGTTGAAGGTCGCCTCGCTGGTGGGCGGGATGGTCGCGGGCGCGGACTCGATCGAGGACATGGCCCTGCTGCGACACGGAGGAATGGGGCGAGTCTTCGCCCGCGCCTACGCCCCCTCGACGTTGGGATCGTTCCTCCGCTCATTCACCTTCGGCCACGTCCGCCAGCTCGACGCGATCGCCTCGCGGTTCCTGATCGCGCTCGCCGGACTCACCCGCCTCCTGGGACCGCCTGCCACGGTCGAGTTCGACCAGTCGGGATACGCGTTGCTCGATGTTGACGACACCATCATCGAGGTCCATGGCCACGCCAAGCAGGGCGCCGGGTTCGGCTACTCCGGGGTGCGTGGCATCAACGCGCTGCTCGCAACCCTGACAACCGTTGGCAGTGCGCCGGTGGTCGTGGCTCAACGACTCCGCAAGGGCTCGACCGGCTCGCCACGCGGTGCGAAGCGGCTGGTCGGCGACGCGGTGCGGACCGCGCGGCGACTGCTCAAGAGGGTCGGCAAGACCCAGCCGATCCTGGTGCGGATGGACTCCGCGTTCTACGGCCGGGGGCCAGTCCACGCTGCGCTGGCTGGCGGCGCCCAGGTGTCGGTCACCGTGCGGATGGACAAGGCAGTCAAGAAGGCGATCACCGCCATCGACGATGACGCGTGGAGGACCATCGAGTACACCGACGCCGTGTTCGACGAGGCCACCGGCCGGTGGGTCTCTCGTGCCGAGGTTGCCGAGATTCCGTTCACCGCGTTCGCCGCACAGAAGAAGACCGACCAGGTGCCGGGACGGCTCGTGGTGCGGCGGATTCCGGACTTCAACGCCGAGAAGAACAAGGCCGCCGGTCAGGACACCCTGTTCGACGTGTGGCGTTTCCACGCCTTCTTCACCACCGCCGACCCTCAAGTCCTGGACACCGTCGCGGTGGACAAGACCCATCGCGGGCACGCGGTCATCGAGCAGGTCCACGCCGACCTGAAGAACTCCGCCCTGGCCCACCTGCCCTCAGGGGTGTTCAACGCCAACGCCGCCTGGCTGGTGTTCGCGGTCATCGCGTTCAACCTCACCCGAGCCGCCGGCACCCTCGCCGCACCAGACCTCGCGAAGGCGACCACCGCGACGCTGCGCCACAAGCTGATCACCGTGCCCGCCCGTGTGGCGACCTCGGCCCGCCGGATCACTCTGCATCTCCCGACGGCCTGGCCCTGGGAGACCGCTTGGACGGCATTGTTCGACCGGGTCAGCGACCCGCCGTCCCTCCTCGCGGCCTGA
- a CDS encoding ATP-binding protein, whose product MSARSPFRPSFGSNPPLVVGRDAVLDELADALDGPPGSAGRAALITGNRGIGKTVVLNEAEALARERSWLVISETATTGLLDRMTADGLPELADLLRQAPASRPRVSGISLPAGLGGVELELPEERGPGGLRRQLNALTDALDEHGTGIMITLDEVHARSARDDVAQLAAVVQHAFREERPVAFAAAGLPAAVQDLLTADVSTFLRRARRFVLEPLSPVAAEEALRVPILEHGRGVDDAEVSTMAAATQGYPYLVQVIGDRAWRQEPGAPTITADHVERGVRDAIREAGFALHEPAVNDLSETDRQFIAAMAVDRGESAIADIEQRLGRDHGYVSRYRSRLIVAGVVEPSRRGYLRFTIPYLAEFLRARADFL is encoded by the coding sequence GTGAGCGCGCGTAGCCCCTTCCGGCCGTCCTTCGGCTCGAACCCGCCCCTGGTGGTCGGCCGCGATGCCGTGCTCGACGAGCTCGCCGACGCGCTCGACGGCCCACCCGGCTCCGCGGGGCGGGCAGCCCTGATCACCGGAAACCGGGGGATCGGCAAGACCGTCGTGCTCAACGAGGCCGAGGCGCTGGCCCGCGAGCGGAGCTGGCTGGTGATCTCGGAGACGGCCACCACCGGCCTGCTCGACCGGATGACGGCGGACGGACTTCCCGAGCTCGCCGACCTGCTGCGCCAGGCGCCCGCCTCGCGTCCGCGGGTGAGTGGCATCTCGCTGCCGGCGGGGCTGGGGGGAGTGGAGCTCGAACTGCCCGAGGAGCGCGGACCCGGCGGCCTGCGACGGCAGCTGAACGCCCTCACCGACGCGCTCGACGAGCACGGGACCGGGATCATGATCACGTTGGACGAGGTGCACGCCCGCAGCGCACGCGATGACGTGGCGCAACTGGCGGCCGTCGTACAGCATGCGTTCCGGGAGGAGCGGCCGGTCGCGTTCGCAGCGGCGGGTCTGCCCGCAGCGGTGCAGGACCTGCTGACGGCCGATGTCTCCACCTTCCTGCGCCGTGCACGGCGTTTCGTGCTCGAGCCGCTCAGTCCGGTCGCGGCCGAGGAGGCGCTGCGGGTGCCGATCCTCGAGCACGGTCGGGGCGTCGACGACGCCGAGGTGAGCACGATGGCCGCGGCGACGCAGGGGTATCCCTACCTGGTGCAGGTGATCGGCGACCGGGCGTGGCGCCAGGAGCCGGGGGCGCCCACGATCACCGCCGACCACGTCGAGCGCGGGGTGCGCGATGCCATCCGCGAGGCGGGCTTCGCCCTCCACGAGCCGGCGGTCAACGACCTGTCCGAGACCGACCGGCAGTTCATCGCGGCGATGGCGGTCGATCGCGGCGAGTCCGCGATCGCCGACATCGAGCAGCGGCTGGGGCGCGATCACGGCTACGTCTCGCGCTACCGCTCGCGCCTGATCGTCGCCGGCGTCGTGGAGCCGAGCAGGCGTGGCTACCTGCGGTTCACCATCCCTTACCTCGCCGAGTTCCTGCGGGCGCGTGCCGACTTCCTGTGA
- a CDS encoding VOC family protein has product MPHGDITHIDIPVTDMERAKGFYADLFGWEIAAPPGFEDYPMWQAPNKISGGGLAPRSEGFTQPRSYVEVDSIEETLAKVVAAGGTVAMDKSPISDTSWWAIFTDLDGNSVGLYEGVTEVEDA; this is encoded by the coding sequence ATGCCGCACGGAGACATCACCCACATCGACATCCCGGTCACCGACATGGAGCGGGCGAAGGGCTTCTACGCCGATCTGTTCGGCTGGGAGATCGCGGCGCCGCCGGGGTTCGAGGACTACCCGATGTGGCAGGCGCCGAACAAGATCAGCGGCGGCGGACTGGCGCCACGCTCCGAGGGCTTCACCCAGCCGCGGTCCTACGTCGAGGTCGACTCGATCGAGGAGACGCTGGCGAAGGTGGTCGCCGCCGGAGGCACGGTGGCGATGGACAAGTCGCCCATCAGCGACACCAGCTGGTGGGCGATCTTCACCGATCTCGACGGCAACAGCGTGGGCCTCTACGAAGGTGTCACCGAGGTCGAGGACGCCTGA
- a CDS encoding alpha/beta fold hydrolase translates to MIGFEQRGCGRSTPHASDPSTDLSVNTTAHLVADIERLREHLGVDAWIVNGVSWGSTLALAYTQAHPDRVTGVVVYAVTAGSRRETDWITEGIGAIFPEAWDRFAWYAERCDPGFRRGEDSLVAAYARMMASPDPGVRDRATWEWARWEDTHVSIATGGVHRDPRWDDPAFRHAFVRLATHYWSNDCFCDPPLLEGMATLADIPAVLVHGRRDVSSPVVTAWELQRRWPGARLVVVEGTGTAA, encoded by the coding sequence GTGATCGGGTTCGAGCAGCGCGGCTGTGGGCGCTCCACCCCGCACGCCTCCGACCCGTCGACGGACCTCTCGGTGAACACCACGGCGCACCTGGTCGCGGACATCGAGCGTCTCCGTGAGCACCTCGGCGTGGATGCCTGGATCGTCAACGGGGTCTCCTGGGGATCGACGCTGGCCCTCGCCTACACCCAGGCGCACCCGGACCGGGTGACCGGCGTGGTGGTCTACGCCGTGACGGCCGGGAGTCGACGCGAGACCGACTGGATCACCGAGGGAATCGGTGCGATCTTCCCCGAGGCCTGGGACCGGTTCGCCTGGTACGCCGAACGGTGCGACCCCGGCTTTCGGCGGGGCGAGGACAGCCTGGTCGCTGCCTATGCCCGGATGATGGCGTCCCCGGACCCCGGAGTACGGGACCGGGCCACCTGGGAATGGGCACGGTGGGAGGACACCCACGTGTCGATCGCGACCGGCGGTGTGCACCGCGACCCCCGCTGGGACGACCCTGCCTTCCGGCACGCCTTCGTCCGACTCGCCACGCACTACTGGAGTAACGACTGCTTCTGCGACCCGCCGCTGCTGGAGGGGATGGCCACGCTCGCCGACATCCCCGCAGTGCTGGTCCACGGACGCCGCGACGTCTCGTCGCCGGTCGTCACCGCGTGGGAGCTGCAGCGGCGGTGGCCGGGGGCTCGGCTCGTGGTGGTCGAGGGGACGGGCACGGCGGCATGA
- a CDS encoding alpha/beta hydrolase family protein has translation MRQLAIRLGAIAAALTLPLAGLVASPAQADGYERGPDPTPTRLLGNGSFSVSTTSVSSLVLGFGGGTIYYPTSTSEGTFGGVVLSPGFTATSGSYAGVARRVASHGFVVLVIDTNTIYDQPDSRGRQILDAVDYLTEDAPSAVASRLDESRIAVSGHSMGGGGTLYAADNRTSVIKTAVALQPWHTDKTWPGVDIPTMIIGAENDAIAPVSSHSIPFYASLSGAPEKAYGEVNNAGHLIANTNDDWQGRLFVSWLKRYLDEDLRYEAFLCPAPSSISLSDYRDTCPG, from the coding sequence GTGCGACAACTGGCAATCCGACTCGGCGCGATTGCTGCGGCCCTGACCCTGCCCCTGGCAGGACTGGTCGCCAGTCCTGCTCAGGCCGACGGTTACGAACGCGGCCCCGATCCCACCCCCACCCGCCTACTCGGCAACGGCTCGTTCTCGGTGAGCACCACCTCGGTCTCCTCACTGGTGCTCGGCTTCGGTGGCGGCACGATCTACTACCCGACCAGCACCTCCGAGGGGACCTTCGGCGGCGTGGTCCTCTCCCCCGGCTTCACCGCCACCTCGGGGTCGTACGCCGGCGTGGCCCGACGTGTCGCCTCCCACGGCTTCGTGGTGTTGGTCATCGACACCAACACCATCTACGACCAGCCCGACAGCCGCGGTCGCCAGATCCTCGACGCCGTCGACTACCTGACCGAGGACGCGCCGAGCGCGGTGGCCAGCCGGCTCGACGAGAGCCGGATCGCCGTCTCGGGTCACTCCATGGGTGGGGGTGGCACGCTCTACGCCGCCGACAACCGCACCAGCGTGATCAAGACGGCGGTCGCCCTGCAGCCGTGGCACACCGACAAGACCTGGCCCGGCGTCGACATCCCGACGATGATCATCGGTGCCGAGAACGACGCGATCGCGCCGGTCTCCTCGCACTCGATCCCGTTCTACGCCAGCCTCTCCGGCGCTCCGGAGAAGGCGTACGGCGAGGTCAACAACGCCGGTCACCTGATCGCCAACACCAACGACGACTGGCAGGGACGGCTCTTCGTCTCGTGGCTCAAGCGATACCTGGACGAGGACCTGCGCTACGAGGCGTTCCTCTGCCCCGCGCCCTCCTCGATCTCGCTGTCGGACTACCGGGACACCTGCCCCGGCTGA
- a CDS encoding mechanosensitive ion channel family protein — MRFDMMDVLTTAAVALGAAVAVIVALRFGMALLARRWHPAATLERRARVPFTVLVLMVALNPVVAELRPGDDLPGWSAAALAARILAIVATGWVLTVVTVFLVDLALMRNSDQIERADNRAARRLRTQVLLLRRLVWAVGVVLTIGAVLLSFPGVESFGASVLASAGVISIVAGLAATSVLGNVFAGLQLAFSDAIRMGDAVIVEEEWGLIEEITLTYVVVHLWDERRLVLPSSYFTTTPFQNWTRETPELMGAVELDLDWRADITAMRTELDRVLAETDLWDGRVKVVQVTDAVGGYVRVRALVSAADAGNLFDLRCLVREHLVAWVRENADRGMPRTRTELVEAPRTPMARTTEGSRGLFHGDAAAEERAARMTQEIDLDEVDDLAAEAEPAREPASVRG; from the coding sequence ATGCGGTTCGACATGATGGACGTCCTCACCACGGCTGCGGTCGCGCTCGGGGCGGCGGTCGCGGTGATCGTGGCGCTGCGGTTCGGGATGGCTCTGCTGGCGCGCCGCTGGCATCCTGCGGCCACCTTGGAGCGTCGTGCCCGAGTCCCGTTCACGGTGCTGGTGCTGATGGTGGCGCTCAACCCGGTGGTCGCCGAGCTGCGACCCGGTGACGACCTGCCCGGGTGGAGTGCCGCGGCACTGGCCGCCCGGATCCTCGCCATCGTGGCGACCGGCTGGGTGCTGACGGTGGTGACCGTCTTCCTGGTCGACCTCGCCTTGATGCGCAACTCCGACCAGATCGAGCGCGCCGACAACCGGGCGGCTCGCCGGTTGCGGACGCAGGTGCTGCTGCTGCGGCGGCTGGTCTGGGCGGTGGGCGTCGTACTCACGATCGGCGCCGTGCTGCTCAGCTTCCCCGGCGTCGAGTCCTTCGGGGCCAGTGTGCTGGCCTCGGCCGGTGTGATCAGCATCGTGGCCGGCCTCGCGGCCACCTCGGTCCTCGGCAACGTCTTCGCCGGCCTGCAGCTGGCGTTCAGCGACGCGATCCGGATGGGCGACGCGGTCATCGTCGAGGAGGAGTGGGGGCTGATCGAGGAGATCACCCTCACCTACGTCGTGGTCCACCTCTGGGACGAGCGTCGGCTGGTGCTGCCGTCCAGCTACTTCACCACCACCCCGTTCCAGAACTGGACGCGGGAGACCCCCGAGCTGATGGGTGCCGTGGAGCTCGACCTCGACTGGCGTGCCGACATCACCGCGATGCGGACCGAGCTGGACCGGGTGCTGGCCGAGACCGACCTGTGGGACGGCCGGGTCAAGGTCGTCCAGGTCACCGACGCCGTCGGCGGCTACGTGCGGGTCCGCGCCCTGGTCAGCGCCGCGGACGCCGGCAACCTCTTCGACCTGCGCTGCCTGGTGCGCGAGCACCTGGTCGCCTGGGTCCGCGAGAACGCCGACCGCGGCATGCCGCGCACCCGCACCGAGCTGGTCGAGGCGCCGCGCACGCCGATGGCCCGGACCACCGAGGGCTCCCGCGGGCTGTTCCACGGCGACGCCGCCGCCGAGGAGCGGGCCGCCCGGATGACCCAGGAGATCGACCTCGACGAGGTCGACGACCTGGCCGCGGAGGCCGAACCCGCACGGGAGCCCGCGTCCGTCCGGGGCTGA